A window of the Methyloprofundus sp. genome harbors these coding sequences:
- a CDS encoding glycine hydroxymethyltransferase, with protein MFKKSMSIAGFDDELFQAIEEEHQRQEEHIELIASENYTSPRVLEALGSQLTNKYAEGYPGKRYYGGCEFVDKAEQLAIDRAKELFGADYANVQPHSGSQANMAVFMAMIKPGDTILGLSLADGGHLTHGAKPNFSGKIYNAIQYGLHPETGEIDYDEVERLALEHKPKVLVAGFSAYSRIWDWQRFRDIADKVGAYLFVDMAHVAGLVAAGLYPNPVPIADVVTSTTHKSLRGPRGGLILCKSNPDLEKKFNSNIFPGIQGGPLMHVIAAKAVSFKEAMQPEFITYQKQVIKNAQAMAKVFIDRGFDVVSGGTDNHLMLVSLIPKGITGKAADAALGKAYITVNKNAVPNDPESPFVTSGIRIGTPAPTSRGFKEAEVTQIATWMCDVMENMEDDTVITAVREKVSILCSRFPVYSD; from the coding sequence ATGTTTAAAAAATCTATGTCTATTGCCGGCTTTGATGACGAACTGTTTCAAGCCATTGAAGAAGAACATCAGCGCCAAGAAGAGCATATTGAACTAATTGCTTCAGAAAACTACACTAGTCCCCGCGTACTAGAAGCTCTAGGTTCGCAACTAACCAATAAATATGCTGAGGGTTACCCTGGTAAACGTTATTACGGCGGCTGTGAATTTGTAGATAAAGCAGAACAGCTCGCCATTGATCGTGCCAAAGAATTATTTGGCGCTGATTATGCTAATGTACAACCGCATTCTGGCTCACAAGCGAATATGGCTGTCTTTATGGCGATGATTAAACCTGGCGACACTATTCTAGGCTTAAGCCTTGCTGATGGGGGGCATTTAACGCATGGTGCCAAACCTAACTTCTCGGGCAAAATCTACAATGCCATCCAGTACGGCCTACACCCTGAAACAGGTGAAATTGATTACGACGAAGTTGAAAGACTCGCTTTAGAGCACAAACCAAAAGTGTTAGTGGCAGGGTTTTCAGCTTACTCACGCATTTGGGATTGGCAACGTTTCCGCGATATTGCAGATAAAGTAGGTGCCTATTTATTTGTCGATATGGCGCATGTTGCTGGCTTAGTTGCTGCAGGTTTATACCCTAACCCGGTACCGATTGCTGATGTAGTCACTAGTACTACTCATAAGTCTTTACGTGGCCCGCGTGGTGGCTTGATTTTATGTAAAAGTAACCCTGATTTAGAGAAGAAATTTAACTCTAATATCTTCCCTGGCATTCAAGGCGGCCCTTTAATGCATGTGATTGCGGCTAAAGCAGTTTCTTTTAAAGAAGCCATGCAGCCTGAATTTATCACTTACCAAAAACAAGTGATTAAAAATGCCCAAGCCATGGCAAAAGTTTTTATCGATCGTGGCTTTGATGTGGTTTCAGGTGGTACTGACAATCACTTAATGTTGGTTTCCTTAATCCCTAAAGGTATTACTGGTAAAGCAGCTGATGCTGCATTAGGCAAAGCCTACATCACTGTCAATAAAAATGCGGTACCTAATGACCCTGAGTCACCTTTTGTGACCAGTGGTATTCGTATCGGCACACCAGCACCCACATCACGTGGCTTTAAAGAAGCAGAAGTGACTCAAATAGCCACTTGGATGTGTGATGTCATGGAAAATATGGAAGATGATACCGTGATTACTGCAGTACGTGAAAAGGTCAGCATTTTATGTTCACGTTTCCCTGTGTACAGCGACTAA
- a CDS encoding glycerate 2-kinase, producing MMSSIAKLRMDAQHIFQAGVTAADPCAAVQQHLHYDAQQQLLSMHLTDGSCLQGKWLKVHLIAFGKAACAMISAAQAIIPEQHITGTSIAVTNYENVQTLANIEVIGARHPLPDAAGLLGAQKIANKVQQAQSGELVLVLVSGGGSALLPSPVSAISLTNKVTTTELLLASGASINEVNCVRKHLSQLKGGGLAKLAAPADVHTLILSDVLGDELSAIASGPTVADSSTFAEAVAILHDRQLWDQVPLSVQAHLEQGTQALHAETPKANDAIFKHTTQTVIGSNSISVQAIMQASATLNYVTYLYSKQLIGEARVVAEQLVIYAKNLLLQGMDRPCAILAGGETTVTIKGSGLGGRNQEMALAFILAAEKHQLNVAWVFLSGGTDGIDGPTNAAGGLVDNKSLQRMHDAAIEPAQYLANNDAYHALQISEDLLMTGATGTNVADLQILLIYPQLI from the coding sequence ATGATGTCTTCAATTGCTAAGTTGCGCATGGATGCTCAGCATATTTTTCAGGCAGGTGTTACTGCTGCCGATCCCTGTGCTGCTGTACAACAGCACTTGCATTATGATGCACAGCAACAACTGCTGAGCATGCACTTAACAGATGGTAGTTGTCTACAAGGCAAGTGGCTCAAAGTGCATTTAATTGCTTTTGGTAAAGCTGCCTGTGCGATGATCAGTGCGGCACAAGCCATTATTCCTGAGCAACACATAACAGGAACCAGTATTGCTGTCACCAATTATGAAAATGTACAAACACTAGCAAATATTGAAGTTATTGGTGCCCGTCACCCGTTGCCTGATGCAGCTGGCTTACTGGGTGCACAAAAAATTGCTAACAAAGTCCAGCAAGCGCAATCAGGTGAATTAGTGTTAGTCTTGGTTTCCGGGGGGGGTTCAGCACTACTGCCCTCCCCTGTCTCTGCTATCAGTTTAACTAATAAAGTGACGACAACTGAATTATTACTTGCTTCCGGAGCAAGCATTAATGAGGTTAATTGTGTACGTAAGCATTTATCTCAGCTAAAAGGCGGCGGCTTAGCTAAATTAGCCGCACCTGCCGATGTACATACATTGATCTTATCTGATGTGTTAGGTGATGAGCTAAGTGCCATTGCCAGTGGACCGACTGTGGCAGATAGCAGCACTTTTGCTGAGGCTGTTGCCATTCTGCACGACAGACAGTTGTGGGATCAAGTGCCCTTATCAGTACAAGCTCATTTAGAACAAGGCACACAAGCTCTACATGCGGAAACACCGAAAGCCAATGATGCCATTTTTAAACACACGACACAGACTGTTATTGGCAGTAACAGTATTAGTGTGCAGGCTATCATGCAAGCCAGTGCTACCCTAAACTATGTGACTTACCTATACAGCAAGCAGCTTATTGGTGAAGCGCGAGTGGTTGCAGAACAACTGGTTATTTACGCTAAAAATTTATTATTACAGGGCATGGATAGGCCTTGTGCAATACTCGCAGGTGGTGAAACTACCGTGACCATTAAAGGCTCAGGCTTAGGTGGCCGTAACCAAGAAATGGCCTTGGCCTTTATTTTGGCCGCTGAAAAGCACCAGCTTAATGTTGCTTGGGTCTTTTTAAGTGGCGGTACCGATGGTATAGACGGCCCGACTAATGCCGCAGGTGGTTTAGTCGATAACAAGTCATTACAACGCATGCATGATGCAGCGATAGAACCAGCACAATATTTAGCCAATAATGATGCTTATCATGCCTTACAAATTTCCGAAGATTTGCTGATGACAGGTGCAACAGGAACCAATGTTGCCGACCTGCAAATACTGCTTATCTACCCCCAGCTTATATAA
- a CDS encoding methylenetetrahydrofolate/ methylenetetrahydromethanopterin dehydrogenase (NADP+), which translates to MKKLLFQFDTDTHPSVFDTVVAYDGGADHVIGHGNLNPDNVRALVEGTIFTRPPKEKKNTAIFVGGSDMEAGQALFKAIQSYFFPGFQVSVMLDSNGSNTTAAAAVAKLASSGTLKGKKAVILAGTGPVGQRAAVMLAEEGAEVTIVSRQLANSKKACMAMKEHFNVDLIAAAAIDSDARGDVIQDANIVFTTGAAGIELLKPEHWENNPNIEMLADANATPPIGIGGTDMMDRGIDRHGKVVWGAIGFGALKLALHRACIAKLFENNKQVFDAELIYKLAKEMA; encoded by the coding sequence ATGAAAAAACTGCTCTTCCAATTTGATACCGACACACACCCATCCGTTTTTGATACTGTTGTTGCCTATGACGGCGGTGCAGACCATGTTATTGGTCATGGTAATCTTAACCCTGATAATGTGCGTGCTTTAGTGGAAGGCACCATTTTTACTCGCCCACCTAAAGAGAAAAAAAACACGGCAATCTTTGTCGGTGGTAGTGATATGGAGGCAGGACAAGCCTTGTTTAAGGCCATACAATCCTATTTTTTCCCAGGTTTTCAAGTTTCAGTTATGCTGGATAGTAATGGTAGCAATACTACAGCAGCGGCAGCCGTTGCCAAATTAGCGAGCAGTGGTACATTAAAAGGTAAAAAAGCGGTCATTCTGGCTGGCACTGGCCCTGTAGGGCAACGCGCTGCTGTTATGTTAGCCGAAGAAGGTGCCGAGGTAACCATTGTTTCACGACAATTGGCTAACTCCAAAAAAGCCTGCATGGCGATGAAAGAACACTTTAATGTTGATTTGATTGCGGCCGCAGCAATAGATAGCGATGCGCGCGGTGACGTAATCCAAGATGCCAACATAGTTTTTACAACAGGTGCTGCAGGTATTGAACTATTAAAACCAGAGCACTGGGAAAATAACCCTAATATAGAAATGTTGGCTGATGCTAATGCTACCCCCCCTATTGGTATTGGTGGCACTGATATGATGGATCGCGGTATAGATCGTCATGGCAAGGTTGTTTGGGGTGCTATTGGTTTTGGCGCTTTAAAACTGGCATTGCACCGCGCGTGTATTGCCAAACTTTTTGAAAACAACAAACAAGTATTTGATGCCGAGTTAATTTATAAGCTAGCGAAAGAAATGGCTTAA
- a CDS encoding malate dehydrogenase, with translation MKTPVDIAVTGAAGQISYSLLFRIAAGDLLGPDQPVVLRLLEITPALHRLHAVVMELNDCAYPLLQKIITTDKPEVAFKEVDYVFLVGAKPRGPGMKRKDLLASNAEIFSEQGKALNAVASRNVKVLITGNPANTNALIAQRNAPDLGSSCFSAMSMLDHNRAINQLAEKCGVRSRDVKNIIVWGNHSETQYPDLTHATVKGQDALTLVDKDWIENEFVPTVQYRGSKVIEERNGLSSAASAANAAIGQMRSWVVGTEENDWSDWISMGVISDGSYGIEQGLFYSFPVKVSPAGELEIVKGLEIGAFSKACMKETELELKEERDAVAHLL, from the coding sequence ATGAAGACACCAGTTGATATTGCTGTTACTGGGGCAGCAGGACAGATAAGCTATTCTTTGCTATTTCGTATAGCTGCTGGTGATTTATTGGGGCCTGACCAACCTGTAGTGCTAAGGCTATTAGAAATAACGCCTGCTTTGCATCGTTTGCATGCTGTCGTTATGGAATTAAACGACTGCGCCTACCCGCTATTACAGAAAATTATTACCACTGATAAGCCAGAAGTTGCTTTTAAAGAGGTGGATTATGTCTTTTTAGTGGGTGCCAAGCCACGCGGTCCTGGTATGAAAAGAAAAGACTTGTTGGCCAGTAATGCTGAAATTTTCTCAGAGCAGGGCAAGGCGCTTAATGCGGTAGCCAGTCGCAATGTTAAGGTTTTGATTACCGGCAACCCCGCGAATACCAATGCTTTAATTGCCCAACGTAATGCACCTGATCTAGGCTCTAGTTGTTTTAGTGCTATGAGCATGCTGGATCATAATCGCGCTATTAATCAATTAGCTGAAAAATGTGGTGTGCGCTCGCGGGATGTGAAAAATATTATTGTTTGGGGTAATCACTCTGAAACTCAGTATCCTGATTTAACGCATGCAACCGTAAAAGGCCAAGATGCTTTAACACTGGTTGATAAAGATTGGATTGAAAATGAATTTGTACCGACGGTACAATATCGTGGCAGTAAAGTGATTGAAGAACGTAATGGTTTATCCAGTGCAGCTTCGGCAGCCAATGCGGCTATTGGGCAAATGCGCTCATGGGTCGTTGGTACCGAAGAAAATGACTGGAGTGACTGGATCAGTATGGGCGTGATCTCTGATGGCAGTTACGGTATTGAGCAAGGCTTGTTTTATTCGTTCCCAGTCAAAGTTTCGCCCGCAGGCGAGCTGGAAATTGTTAAAGGCTTGGAAATAGGTGCTTTTAGTAAAGCCTGCATGAAAGAAACCGAGCTGGAGTTAAAAGAAGAACGTGATGCGGTAGCGCATTTGTTATAG